A genomic segment from Corylus avellana chromosome ca5, CavTom2PMs-1.0 encodes:
- the LOC132182529 gene encoding senescence-specific cysteine protease SAG39-like — MGFPNFCLVLLLTISVALASQAAARTLQEAPMRERHEEWMARYGRVYKDINENQKRYKIFEENVVLIESSNRDANKPYKLSVNQFADLTNEEFNASRNRFKGHICSTKTISFKYENATAVPSTMDWRKKGAVTPVKDQGQCGCCWAFSAVAATGGITKLTTGELVSLSEQELVDCDTSGVDQGCEGGLMDDAFKFIQQNHGLASEASYPYNGVDGTCNTNKEASHVAKINGFEDVPTNSEEALLKVVAHQPVSVAIDASGSDFQFYSGGVFTGTCGTELDHGVTAVGYGTTSDGTKYWLVKNSWGTQWGKKGIYGCKEMLMQMKASVG, encoded by the exons ATGGGGTTCCCTAACTTTTGTTTGGTTCTGCTCCTCACAATATCGGTAGCTTTGGCCTCTCAAGCAGCAGCTCGCACCCTCCAAGAAGCACCAATGCGTGAGAGGCATGAGGAATGGATGGCTCGCTATGGACGTGTGTACAAGGACATTAACGAGAACCAGAAACGCTACAAGATATTTGAGGAAAATGTGGTACTCATTGAATCTTCTAACAGAGATGCAAACAAACCTTACAAGCTAAGTGTTAACCAATTTGCAGATCTCACAAATGAAGAGTTCAACGCCTCACGGAATAGATTCAAGGGGCATATTTGTTCCACAAAGACCATTTCCTTCAAATATGAAAATGCCACCGCAGTGCCATCTACTATGGACTGGAGAAAGAAAGGAGCCGTGACACCGGTCAAGGACCAAGGACAATGCG GTTGTTGTTGGGCATTTTCAGCAGTAGCAGCAACTGGAGGTATTACCAAGCTAACAACTGGTGAATTAGTCTCTTTATCCGAGCAAGAGCTGGTTGATTGTGACACTAGCGGCGTGGACCAAGGCTGTGAAGGGGGCCTAATGGACGATGCCTTCAAATTCATCCAACAAAACCATGGTCTCGCATCAGAAGCTAGCTACCCCTACAACGGTGTTGACGGAACCTGCAACACCAACAAAGAAGCCAGTCATGTGGCCAAGATAAACGGGTTTGAAGATGTGCCTACCAACAGTGAAGAGGCTCTTCTCAAGGTTGTTGCACACCAGCCGGTTTCTGTTGCCATTGATGCTTCAGGGTCTGACTTTCAATTCTATTCAGGCGGTGTCTTTACGGGTACATGTGGCACTGAGTTGGACCATGGTGTTACTGCTGTTGGGTATGGGACTACTAGCGATGGGACTAAATACTGGCTGGTGAAGAACTCATGGGGCACACAATGGGGGAAGAAGGGTATATACGGATGCAAAGAGATGTTGATGCAAATGAAGGCCTCTGTGGGATAG
- the LOC132182530 gene encoding proline-rich receptor-like protein kinase PERK12 gives MACLSLSILMLYISIYSTATLFTLCEARRDAQMMKFSDAQLYDVSSPFALPPFESIAPASWPGNTPPFSVFPPITPQPPSSTIQSPIGYAQSPSPSPQIPDFPFQSPPIIPINMPSPPTHSPVPNPPQYERSPPSSFPSPPNHGPSPPNINFPPSPPIFLPPVVFPPPSGPPAPANKKPEHAMWCVAKPSVPDPIIQQAMDYACGTGADCKLIQPDGPCYKPNALLAHASYAFNSYWQNTKAGGGTCDFGGTAMLVSVDPSFDECHFICND, from the exons ATGGCTTGCCTGAGTCTCAGCATTTTGATGCTCTACATCTCCATCTACTCCACTGCCACCCTCTTCACTCTATGCg aGGCAAGAAGGGATGCACAAATGATGAAATTCTCAGATGCTCAACTCTATGATGTAAGCTCTCCCTTCGCTCTACCACCCTTTGAATCAATAGCACCAGCCTCCTGGCCTGGAAACACtcctccatttagtgtatttcCACCAATAACCCCACAACCACCTTCCTCAACCATACAATCTCCTATAGGCTATGCACAATCACCCAGCCCATCGCCGCAAATACCCGATTTTCCTTTCCAAAGCCCACCAATCATACCCATTAACATGCCGAGCCCACCTACGCATTCCCCGGTCCCAAATCCACCCCAATACGAGCGCAGCCCACCTAGTAGCTTTCCCAGTCCACCTAATCATGGGCCTAGCCCACCCAATATAAATTTTCCTCCAAGCCCGCCAATTTTTTTGCCCCCTGTAGTTTTCCCACCACCATCAGGACCACCAGCCCCAGCTAATAAGAAGCCAGAACATGCTATGTGGTGCGTTGCAAAGCCATCAGTGCCGGACCCAATAATTCAGCAAGCCATGGACTATGCCTGCGGGACAGGGGCGGACTGCAAATTGATCCAGCCTGATGGGCCGTGTTACAAACCCAACGCTTTGTTAGCCCATGCTTCATATGCCTTCAACAGCTACTGGCAGAACACAAAGGCCGGCGGAGGCACTTGTGATTTTGGAGGGACTGCCATGCTTGTCTCGGTGGATCCAA GTTTTGATGAATGCCATTTCATCTGCAATGACTGA
- the LOC132182999 gene encoding LOW QUALITY PROTEIN: senescence-specific cysteine protease SAG39-like (The sequence of the model RefSeq protein was modified relative to this genomic sequence to represent the inferred CDS: inserted 3 bases in 2 codons), giving the protein MRESHEEWMPRYGRVYKDINENQQRYKIFEENVAFIESFDRDANKAYKLSINQFADLTNEEFKASWNRFKAHXFSFKYENATAVPSTVDWRKKGAMTPVKDQGQCGCCWAFSVVAATEGITMLTTSELISLSEQELVDCDTSNVDQGCEGGLMDDAFKFIQQNHGLASEASYPYNGIDGTCNTNKEASHVAKINGFEDVPTNSEDALLKDVAHQPVSVAIDAXQSDFQFYSGGAFTGACGIELDHGVTAVGYGTNADGTKYWLVKNSWGIQWGEDGYIRMQRDVDAKEGICGIAMEASYPTA; this is encoded by the exons ATGCGTGAGAGCCATGAGGAATGGATGCCTCGCTACGGACGTGTGTACAAGGACATCAACGAGAACCAGCAACGCTACAAGATATTTGAGGAAAATGTGgcattcattgaatctttcgaCAGAGATGCAAACAAAGCTTACAAGCTAAGTATTAACCAATTTGCAGATCTCACAAATGAAGAGTTCAAAGCCTCTTGGAATAGATTCAAGGccca tttctctttcaaatatgaaaatgCCACCGCAGTGCCATCTACTGTGGACTGGAGAAAGAAAGGAGCCATGACACCCGTCAAGGACCAAGGACAATGCG GTTGTTGCTGGGCATTTTCAGTAGTAGCAGCAACGGAAGGTATTACCATGCTAACAACCAGTGAATTAATCTCTTTATCCGAGCAAGAGCTAGTTGATTGTGACACTAGCAACGTGGACCAAGGGTGTGAAGGAGGCTTGATGGACGACGCCTTCAAATTCATCCAACAAAACCACGGCCTCGCATCAGAAGCTAGCTACCCCTACAATGGTATTGACGGAACCTGCAACACGAACAAAGAAGCTAGCCATGTGGCCAAGATAAACGGGTTTGAAGACGTGCCTACCAACAGTGAAGATGCTCTTCTCAAGGATGTTGCACACCAGCCAGTCTCTGTTGCCATTGATG TTCAATCAGACTTTCAATTCTATTCAGGCGGTGCCTTTACGGGTGCTTGTGGCATTGAGTTGGACCATGGTGTTACCGCTGTTGGGTATGGGACTAATGCCGATGGGACTAAATACTGGCTGGTGAAGAACTCATGGGGCATACAATGGGGAGAAGATGGGTATATACGGATGCAAAGAGATGTTGATGCAAAGGAAGGCATATGTGGGATAGCTATGGAAGCCTCTTACCCCACTGCATGa